A part of Legionella sainthelensi genomic DNA contains:
- a CDS encoding alpha/beta hydrolase, with protein sequence MITSSLTHVRDLLHAQLCYQAFITPIFLPLEKPYRDFAKRACEFIEGKRTEVIHQEFPRHYVLHRFEPQRETNNRKVLIAHGWISRAAYMARLIDSLYQQGYEVYALDFPAHGEAKGLQLPWTDAVAILRDTINQYGPFYAVIGHSFGGSMLLNTLNVSGQLPDWQLKYKPECAILIASPTQMRSPVNRIAKKFKLSGHGYLQLRQVMRQQAQFDLKLIRLNHFISQKPHIPFLCIHGELDKTISIKESIEFCEKYPDAKLCLLPEANHISVLVDKRVEQLVCDFLERPLCH encoded by the coding sequence ATGATCACTTCATCATTAACCCATGTACGAGATTTATTACATGCCCAATTGTGTTATCAAGCGTTTATTACACCTATTTTTCTTCCTTTGGAAAAACCTTATAGAGATTTTGCCAAACGCGCGTGTGAGTTTATTGAGGGGAAACGTACGGAAGTTATTCATCAAGAGTTTCCACGCCATTATGTATTACATCGCTTTGAGCCTCAAAGAGAGACAAACAACAGAAAAGTATTGATTGCTCATGGATGGATATCACGCGCAGCTTACATGGCTCGCTTAATCGACTCGTTATATCAACAAGGATATGAAGTATACGCTCTTGATTTTCCTGCGCATGGGGAGGCTAAAGGCTTGCAGTTGCCATGGACAGATGCCGTAGCCATTTTGAGAGATACGATTAATCAATATGGGCCGTTTTATGCTGTTATAGGACATTCGTTCGGTGGTTCCATGTTACTTAACACCTTGAATGTGTCAGGCCAACTTCCCGATTGGCAATTAAAATACAAACCCGAATGTGCCATTTTAATTGCATCACCAACGCAAATGCGAAGTCCTGTAAACCGCATCGCCAAAAAATTTAAGCTGAGTGGACATGGATATCTTCAACTAAGACAAGTTATGCGTCAACAGGCACAATTTGATCTAAAGCTGATACGATTAAACCATTTTATTTCGCAAAAGCCTCATATTCCTTTTTTGTGTATCCATGGGGAACTCGATAAAACGATCAGCATCAAAGAGTCTATAGAGTTCTGTGAGAAGTATCCTGATGCCAAACTATGCTTACTTCCAGAGGCTAATCATATCAGTGTATTAGTGGATAAGCGCGTGGAACAACTCGTTTGTGATTTTTTAGAAAGACCTCTGTGCCATTGA
- a CDS encoding dienelactone hydrolase family protein yields MHTSNHIYRDGEQELLGFLAYDRSIVGTRPAVLVVHDWSGRNEFACDKAKMLAEMGYIGFAVDMYGQGKLGTTVEEKQALMSPLMSQQSLLRQRIKAGLAAVCCVPKVDSKQVAIIGFCFGGLCALELARSGADLKGAVSFHGLLHKPGTLKSEPIKAKILALHGYDDPMVQPEQVHAFCTEMTEANVDWQMHMYGHVQHAFTNPNAHDTQLGTIYNEVAAQRSWQAMSQFLQEIFAK; encoded by the coding sequence ATGCATACTTCAAATCATATTTATCGCGATGGGGAACAGGAACTTCTGGGATTTTTAGCATATGATCGATCTATTGTTGGGACTCGGCCTGCAGTATTAGTTGTCCACGATTGGTCTGGTCGTAACGAATTCGCCTGCGATAAAGCAAAAATGCTGGCAGAGATGGGCTATATTGGTTTTGCAGTAGATATGTATGGTCAAGGAAAACTTGGCACTACTGTAGAAGAAAAACAAGCCTTAATGAGTCCTTTAATGTCACAACAATCTTTGTTGCGTCAGCGAATCAAGGCCGGTTTAGCTGCTGTTTGTTGTGTCCCTAAAGTGGATAGTAAACAAGTGGCAATAATAGGTTTTTGTTTTGGGGGGTTATGCGCGCTTGAATTGGCACGTTCTGGAGCGGATCTTAAGGGCGCGGTGAGTTTTCATGGGTTATTACATAAACCAGGGACTCTTAAATCAGAGCCCATTAAAGCGAAGATTTTAGCGTTACATGGTTATGATGATCCTATGGTCCAGCCTGAACAGGTACACGCATTTTGCACCGAGATGACGGAGGCCAATGTGGATTGGCAAATGCATATGTATGGACATGTCCAGCACGCATTTACTAATCCAAATGCACATGATACCCAACTAGGCACTATTTATAATGAAGTTGCCGCGCAGCGTTCTTGGCAAGCCATGAGCCAATTTTTGCAAGAAATTTTTGCTAAATAG
- a CDS encoding non-ribosomal peptide synthetase, producing the protein MLAILKVGAVYVPIEVDYPDERINYILSDLAFGAVLTTSLQVANKNLVWPVCYTLDTLSEEISKQPTTRLNLHGERSADDLCYIIYTSGSTGKPKGVEITQRSICHYVQVASELYNMDSNDRVYQGFSLAFDASLEEFWMAFANGAALVACTTKEIRAGLGLISFLEQHRVSVFSTVPTLLATLEEQLPSLRLLILGGETCPASLVKRWSRDGLRIVNTYGPTEATVIATYAECHPEKEITIGRPLPGYEVLILDEQLQEVETGVEGELCIAGVALARGYVNRPENTAEKFVLNPKNKAQRLYRTGDLVSKTVQGELRFAGRVDDQVKLRGFRIELNEIEAVIMSYAGIKQAVVSLQIIEQPTLVAYLILDKNSRFDANKLKAFLRSCLPDYMIPSIIEILETFPVLASGKVNKKALPKPVQLKTEKLKNTPSSPLAKEIALVWEDALNCSNISIDDDFFYDLGGHSLYAAKVISNLRKISTLQNISILDLYKNPTIRQLEQKFKDEVTNHSNSNKKHKINEKYKAPAWNYYLCGLGQVFGCFLQYGLGTLQLLAVILCYSWVSSKYSIISKESELLFFALFLAMPFLSLFITIGLKWLLLGQVKPGKYPLWGWFYFRWWLVRRLQHNLFLPKFLVGSSLINIYYRLLGAKIGKNCYIGSMYVGTPDLLSVGENTSIGSDSKLNGYIVEDGWLKIGTIAIGDRCYVGPRSVIGINTTIESDAVLDDMSMLPDRGVLPQKSYFSGSPAVSSAIPADHITQRKVKVAAPTLMNDILFGLLHYLGIVFAIMVYYLCLIPSISFISYYYDQGHYFTTIFFAIPLGSILFLSAYYLCTLMCKKIILHKVKPGHYPLKSLYYLRHWTFMKIFDVNEIHVLADSLYLPVLLRLLGAKLGKNVEMGETPHLVPDLLTIKDGGFTASSVALAWPNVYNGFISFAPVSIGQEAFVGNVSLLPAGQSIGNGALLGCLSVLPPGEQAKEPHSSWLGSPAVFLPRREIVVGFSEEERFNPPLKLYCLRLFIEFIRIILPTAFSLIILFNLLYVIDYMLIAHSWLVTALVLPPAELFLLPV; encoded by the coding sequence ATCTTAGCTATTTTAAAAGTAGGGGCAGTGTATGTTCCTATCGAAGTGGATTATCCTGACGAACGAATTAACTATATTCTCTCTGATTTGGCATTTGGTGCTGTTTTAACAACATCGCTGCAAGTAGCAAATAAAAATTTGGTTTGGCCGGTTTGTTATACGCTTGATACGCTTAGTGAGGAAATCTCGAAACAACCTACAACACGCTTAAATCTCCATGGTGAACGAAGTGCTGATGATTTGTGTTACATCATTTATACCTCAGGCTCTACTGGAAAACCAAAAGGGGTAGAAATTACCCAACGTAGTATTTGTCATTACGTCCAAGTTGCGAGTGAACTTTACAATATGGACAGCAACGACCGTGTGTATCAAGGTTTTTCTTTGGCTTTTGATGCCTCTTTAGAAGAATTTTGGATGGCTTTTGCCAATGGTGCTGCTCTGGTTGCATGCACTACAAAAGAAATCCGCGCTGGGTTGGGTTTGATTTCCTTTTTAGAACAACATAGGGTTAGTGTTTTTTCAACGGTACCTACTTTATTAGCTACATTAGAAGAACAACTACCAAGTTTACGGCTGTTAATCTTAGGTGGGGAAACTTGTCCTGCAAGTTTGGTCAAACGCTGGAGTAGAGATGGGTTGCGGATCGTTAATACCTACGGACCTACTGAAGCCACAGTGATTGCTACTTATGCTGAATGTCATCCTGAAAAGGAAATTACCATAGGCAGACCTTTACCTGGCTATGAAGTACTTATTTTGGATGAGCAATTACAGGAAGTAGAGACTGGCGTGGAAGGCGAGTTATGCATTGCTGGAGTTGCTTTGGCTCGTGGTTATGTCAACCGACCTGAGAATACAGCAGAAAAATTTGTGTTGAATCCAAAAAATAAAGCACAACGCTTGTACCGAACAGGTGATCTGGTCTCAAAAACAGTTCAGGGTGAGTTACGTTTTGCTGGGCGCGTAGATGATCAAGTCAAGTTGCGTGGATTTCGTATTGAATTAAATGAAATTGAAGCAGTCATTATGAGCTATGCTGGAATTAAACAAGCAGTAGTCTCTTTGCAAATAATAGAACAGCCTACTTTAGTTGCTTATTTAATCCTTGATAAAAATTCGCGATTTGATGCCAATAAGCTCAAGGCTTTTTTAAGATCTTGTCTCCCTGATTACATGATTCCATCAATAATCGAAATTTTAGAAACCTTTCCGGTTTTGGCAAGTGGCAAAGTAAATAAAAAAGCGTTGCCAAAACCGGTACAACTGAAAACCGAAAAATTAAAAAATACACCTAGTTCTCCACTTGCCAAAGAAATTGCACTGGTATGGGAAGATGCCTTAAACTGCTCGAATATTTCAATCGATGATGATTTTTTCTATGATTTAGGTGGACATTCGCTTTATGCAGCTAAAGTCATCTCTAATTTGCGCAAAATATCTACTTTACAAAATATATCAATTTTGGATTTATACAAAAATCCTACAATTAGGCAGCTAGAACAGAAATTTAAGGATGAGGTAACGAATCATTCAAATTCCAATAAAAAACATAAAATTAATGAAAAGTACAAGGCTCCGGCGTGGAACTATTATTTGTGTGGATTGGGGCAAGTTTTTGGTTGTTTCTTGCAATATGGTTTAGGGACTTTGCAATTATTAGCAGTGATTCTGTGTTATAGTTGGGTTAGTTCTAAATATTCAATTATTTCAAAAGAGTCAGAACTTCTATTTTTCGCTTTATTTTTAGCGATGCCCTTTCTTTCTTTATTCATAACCATAGGCTTGAAATGGCTGTTATTAGGGCAAGTAAAACCAGGAAAATATCCCTTATGGGGTTGGTTTTATTTCCGTTGGTGGTTAGTACGACGATTGCAACATAATTTGTTTCTACCCAAATTTTTAGTGGGCTCCTCTTTAATTAATATCTATTATCGATTATTAGGCGCTAAAATAGGAAAAAATTGTTATATAGGATCTATGTACGTGGGGACTCCTGATTTACTCAGCGTAGGAGAGAATACATCGATAGGTAGTGATAGTAAATTAAATGGTTATATAGTCGAAGATGGTTGGTTAAAAATAGGAACCATCGCTATAGGTGATCGTTGCTACGTGGGCCCGCGTTCGGTAATTGGAATCAATACAACAATTGAAAGTGATGCTGTTTTGGATGATATGTCGATGCTCCCTGATCGGGGAGTACTCCCGCAAAAGTCTTATTTTTCAGGATCACCAGCAGTATCTAGTGCGATTCCTGCCGATCATATTACCCAACGCAAAGTGAAGGTTGCAGCGCCAACTCTGATGAATGATATCCTTTTTGGCCTTCTTCATTATTTAGGCATAGTCTTTGCTATCATGGTGTATTATTTGTGTCTTATCCCCTCAATTTCATTCATTAGCTATTATTATGATCAGGGGCATTATTTTACCACCATATTTTTTGCTATCCCTTTAGGAAGTATCTTATTTTTAAGCGCTTATTATCTTTGTACCCTAATGTGTAAGAAGATTATTTTGCATAAGGTAAAGCCAGGACATTATCCTTTAAAAAGTTTGTATTATCTCCGCCATTGGACGTTTATGAAAATTTTCGATGTGAATGAAATACACGTTTTGGCAGACTCTTTGTATCTACCGGTCCTTTTGCGGTTGCTTGGAGCAAAATTGGGCAAAAATGTGGAAATGGGGGAAACTCCTCATCTTGTGCCAGATCTTCTTACCATTAAGGATGGGGGCTTTACCGCCAGTTCGGTAGCTTTAGCTTGGCCTAATGTCTACAACGGTTTTATTTCTTTTGCTCCAGTTTCTATTGGACAGGAAGCGTTTGTGGGGAATGTCAGCTTGTTGCCTGCTGGTCAATCAATTGGTAATGGTGCATTGTTAGGGTGTCTTTCTGTGCTTCCTCCTGGTGAGCAAGCAAAAGAACCTCATTCTTCCTGGTTGGGCTCTCCTGCTGTTTTTTTGCCTCGGCGGGAAATAGTGGTTGGATTTTCAGAGGAAGAGAGATTTAATCCTCCCCTCAAGCTTTATTGTCTGCGCTTGTTTATTGAGTTTATCAGAATTATTTTACCAACAGCATTTTCACTGATTATTTTATTCAATTTATTGTATGTTATAGATTACATGCTTATTGCTCACTCCTGGTTGGTTACGGCACTGGTATTACCTCCAGCCGAGTTATTTTTATTGCCAGTCTGA
- a CDS encoding bifunctional glycoside hydrolase 114/ polysaccharide deacetylase family protein, which translates to MAKLRLFKNVVIEPGSGLDPQLLEMGGRNVYAYASLGEAISLNQYEKPIDKSWVIAKNKNWQSLVLDQSNPAWQAFFINQIITPLWEKGYRGFFLDTLDSYRIASEDPQKMKKQQEGIITTIRAIKSKYPNARLIVNRGFEVLPEIKSLVDQVVAESLFNGWDNLTKKYFQVPEKNRENLLKELDAVKKMGVPVTVVDYLPPNEEDQAKAAAKRIADLGFNPWITDGALNQIYLFDFEPLPRKILLFYQGTTNNVDGKIGSYLSFAVSMPLNYMGYVTELRNIADPLPHNLSAKDYAGIVVAPGGNLLGRQMELTNWYKDLLKKKIPVVILNSFGFPPKDQHVKMFGLSVMETYNPMPANEVKIIYKAPIMGYEIAPVVTGDDFLSLRVLNGKSLLKAEDDMGNVFDVAAITPWGGYYLTNNMLLQNIGDYFLWTIDPFKFFRQALKLPERPTPDLTSENGNRLMMVHIDGDGFANRGEWYNAPYTGEILSKEFLKRYIIPTTVSIIQGEIAPNGLHPQLSAQLEKIARKIFALPNVEIASHTYSHPFTWSKAEKYKGTKPNPYTIKIPNYKFNVYTEIVGSVEYINKNLSPPGKKCKVFLWSGEGDIPEKALEYTYQLGLANLNPGKLITKSKKSLTRVSALGLFEGSYFQVFAPIGNDNETISLNTRFYSLINIIPALKLTDHPRRLKPIDIYFHFYTLQRPSGIKALHEIYKWALSTPVMNIYVSDYFNKIQDFQSLMIAKTEDGWSFITGDSLREIRIPESMGYPDLIGSSNVIGYSSYNDDRYIHLGPGGQSFIRFSSQPPTLPYLVDSTARVTRFLRKKNQIDFTLEGYLPPKFTFANVSNCALWDGKKIVSPKSQKEDQKRYEFTEGLRYELSVRCQ; encoded by the coding sequence TTGGCCAAATTAAGGCTTTTTAAAAATGTGGTTATTGAACCTGGTAGTGGTTTAGATCCTCAGTTGCTAGAAATGGGGGGGCGAAACGTTTATGCCTATGCTTCACTCGGAGAAGCGATAAGTTTGAATCAGTATGAAAAGCCTATTGATAAAAGTTGGGTCATTGCGAAAAACAAAAATTGGCAGTCTTTGGTTTTAGATCAGTCAAATCCAGCTTGGCAGGCATTTTTTATTAATCAAATAATTACTCCTCTTTGGGAAAAGGGGTATCGAGGATTTTTTCTAGATACGCTGGATTCTTATCGAATAGCATCAGAAGACCCTCAAAAAATGAAAAAGCAACAAGAAGGGATTATCACTACTATTCGAGCAATTAAATCCAAATATCCCAATGCGAGGCTTATAGTAAATCGTGGCTTTGAAGTGTTACCCGAAATTAAATCTTTAGTAGATCAAGTTGTCGCTGAATCTTTATTTAATGGCTGGGATAACCTAACAAAAAAATATTTTCAGGTTCCTGAAAAGAACAGAGAAAACCTGTTAAAAGAGCTTGATGCAGTTAAGAAAATGGGAGTTCCTGTTACTGTTGTTGATTACTTACCCCCTAATGAAGAAGATCAAGCAAAAGCAGCTGCTAAGAGAATCGCTGATTTAGGATTTAATCCTTGGATTACGGATGGCGCTCTTAATCAGATTTATTTATTTGATTTCGAGCCATTACCCCGCAAGATATTATTATTTTATCAAGGAACAACAAATAATGTGGATGGGAAGATAGGCTCTTATCTTTCGTTTGCGGTAAGTATGCCTCTGAATTACATGGGATATGTGACTGAATTACGTAATATTGCAGATCCTTTACCCCACAATCTTTCTGCAAAAGATTATGCAGGCATCGTGGTAGCACCAGGAGGGAATTTACTTGGAAGACAGATGGAATTGACTAATTGGTACAAGGATTTGTTAAAGAAAAAAATACCTGTGGTCATTTTAAACAGCTTCGGTTTTCCTCCAAAAGATCAACATGTAAAAATGTTTGGTTTATCTGTAATGGAAACTTACAACCCTATGCCGGCAAATGAGGTAAAAATTATATATAAAGCCCCTATAATGGGTTATGAAATTGCTCCTGTAGTTACTGGAGATGATTTCTTATCATTGCGTGTTTTAAACGGAAAGAGTCTACTCAAGGCAGAAGACGATATGGGTAACGTTTTTGATGTCGCTGCGATTACTCCGTGGGGTGGATATTATTTAACTAATAACATGTTACTCCAAAATATTGGGGATTATTTTCTGTGGACTATTGATCCGTTCAAGTTTTTTAGACAAGCATTGAAACTTCCCGAACGGCCAACCCCGGATCTTACCTCAGAAAATGGTAATCGATTAATGATGGTGCATATTGATGGTGATGGTTTTGCTAACCGAGGTGAATGGTATAATGCCCCTTATACGGGAGAAATATTGAGTAAAGAGTTTTTAAAACGATATATTATTCCTACAACGGTATCCATTATCCAAGGAGAAATTGCACCCAATGGACTTCATCCTCAATTATCAGCACAGTTAGAAAAAATTGCGCGAAAAATTTTTGCTCTTCCGAATGTTGAAATAGCAAGTCATACCTACAGCCATCCATTTACTTGGTCCAAAGCTGAGAAATATAAAGGAACAAAGCCTAATCCTTATACAATAAAAATTCCTAATTATAAATTTAATGTATATACAGAAATCGTGGGCTCGGTCGAATACATCAATAAAAATTTGTCGCCACCAGGAAAAAAATGTAAAGTTTTCCTATGGTCGGGAGAGGGAGACATACCTGAAAAAGCATTAGAATATACTTATCAGTTAGGTTTAGCTAATTTAAACCCGGGAAAATTAATTACAAAATCAAAAAAATCTCTCACACGAGTGTCTGCTTTAGGCCTTTTTGAGGGATCGTATTTTCAAGTATTTGCACCTATAGGTAATGACAATGAAACAATTTCCCTGAATACCAGATTTTATTCTTTAATTAATATTATTCCTGCGCTAAAACTTACCGATCACCCGCGCCGTTTAAAACCGATTGATATTTATTTCCATTTTTATACGCTCCAAAGACCATCCGGCATAAAAGCGTTACATGAAATTTATAAGTGGGCTCTGTCCACTCCAGTAATGAATATTTATGTTTCTGATTATTTTAACAAAATTCAAGATTTTCAAAGTCTAATGATTGCAAAAACTGAAGACGGTTGGTCTTTTATTACTGGTGATTCGTTAAGAGAAATACGAATTCCAGAGTCAATGGGGTATCCTGATCTGATAGGCAGTAGTAATGTTATAGGATACAGCTCTTACAATGACGATCGTTACATTCATTTAGGACCTGGTGGACAATCATTTATCCGTTTTTCTTCTCAACCACCTACACTCCCTTATTTAGTTGATTCTACAGCTAGAGTTACTCGCTTTTTGAGAAAGAAAAATCAAATTGATTTCACCTTAGAGGGATATTTGCCACCAAAATTTACTTTTGCAAATGTGAGCAATTGCGCATTATGGGATGGAAAAAAAATCGTATCTCCTAAATCCCAAAAAGAGGATCAAAAACGTTATGAATTTACCGAAGGTTTGAGATATGAACTCTCCGTTAGATGCCAATAA
- a CDS encoding tetratricopeptide repeat protein, which translates to MNSPLDANKRKKPFSWWQMLLFILLFIGFLIFLFPQKLFMDTLLKTDKPSAVSISYLKNAVENNPTNVDLRMSLAQQQFQIGQVEEAKKTITPYINYRPNTNFEWRALWLYYEILTVEAFQLKENNPQRKEKEMMLRSLQNILIHSPLLTSKELLELADNALAFERPDLADLIYQKINLQGENQSVAFYAKAGKVALYVKNYQGSADYFLMAMKKSTSIDEKRLYYTKALDSLRAGGTESKALEFAQKNIDGLGKDKNTLIYLAKLALGAGQQKVAEQYINQLLQLNFRGSTE; encoded by the coding sequence ATGAACTCTCCGTTAGATGCCAATAAACGAAAAAAGCCTTTTAGTTGGTGGCAAATGCTGCTTTTTATCTTATTGTTTATTGGTTTTTTGATTTTTCTTTTTCCGCAAAAATTGTTTATGGACACACTGCTCAAAACAGATAAGCCCAGTGCCGTATCTATAAGTTATTTGAAAAATGCAGTAGAAAATAATCCGACGAATGTTGATTTAAGGATGAGTCTTGCTCAACAACAATTCCAAATAGGGCAGGTTGAAGAGGCTAAAAAAACAATTACCCCATATATTAACTATAGGCCTAACACCAATTTTGAATGGCGCGCTCTTTGGTTATATTATGAAATTCTCACTGTTGAAGCATTTCAGTTAAAAGAAAACAATCCACAGCGTAAAGAAAAAGAGATGATGTTACGGTCTCTACAAAATATTCTAATCCATTCACCGCTTTTGACTTCGAAAGAATTGCTAGAGCTTGCTGACAACGCCCTTGCTTTTGAGCGACCAGATTTAGCCGATCTCATATATCAAAAAATCAATCTACAAGGTGAAAATCAATCAGTGGCTTTCTATGCTAAGGCAGGAAAAGTTGCTTTGTATGTTAAAAACTATCAGGGAAGTGCGGATTACTTTCTTATGGCGATGAAAAAAAGCACATCAATAGATGAAAAGAGACTCTATTACACCAAAGCATTGGATAGTTTAAGAGCAGGAGGAACCGAAAGTAAAGCTTTGGAATTCGCCCAAAAAAACATTGATGGATTAGGAAAAGACAAAAATACCTTAATCTACTTAGCTAAATTAGCTCTTGGGGCTGGACAACAAAAAGTTGCAGAGCAATATATTAATCAGCTATTACAACTCAATTTTCGAGGTTCAACAGAATGA